The nucleotide sequence TCACGCTCTTCGCGTGCCGGCGCGCGCTGCTTATCGGCGGGCCTGGCCGCGGCAAGACCACCAGCGCCATTCTCATCGCCCTCATCTCGGGCATGACCCGCGACGAGGTGCGCCGCTCCATCCAGCGCGGCCACCCGCAGCTCACCATCAGCGATCTCCTCGGCGCGCCGCTGCCCAGCGACATGATGAAGGCCGAGGACATGAGCGCCATCAAGATCGGCTGGCGCAAGTGGATCAGCCAGCGCGTGAAGATCATCGACGAGTACAACCGCATCCCCACCAAGACGCAGAGCGCGCTGCTCTCGCTCATGGCCGAGGGCTACGCGGAGATGTTCGACCAGTACGTCTACGCGGGCCGCTCGAGCTGGTTCCTCACCGCCAACGACGATGCGGGCGGCGGCACGTTTCAGGTCATCGAGGCGTTGAAGGACCGCATCGACGTCATCGTGCGCGCGGTGCCGTTCAACTCGAGCTTCCTGGATCAGCTGCTCGCGCGCATCGAGGCCGACAAGACGCCCGAGGAGCTGGTGCCGGCGGAGATCGTGTTCACCGACAAGGAGCTCGAGGCTATCTACGCCGAGATCTTGAAGGTCACCGTGCCCAAGCCGGTGCTGGATCGCATCGCCTTCTTCCTCGGGCAGCTCGACTTCTGCCGCTTGGCCTCGCCGCAGTTCGAGTTCAAGAACAAGGACACGCTCAAGCTCGCGGGGCAGAGCGTGTCGGCGGTGTGCGACGAGCGCTGCCCGCTCGACAAGAAGGTGCACCTCTGCACGCAGACGGAGAACGGTGTCTCGGTGCGCACCTACCAGACTGCACTGCACTTCGCGAAGGCTCTCGCATATTTCCGAGGGCACACGGAAGTCGAGCTCGAGGACGTGCGCCAGATCGTGCCCTGGGTGCTGCACGAGAAGCTGGTGCCCAACGCGCGCAGTGCGTTCTTCGAGGTGAAGGGCAAGCGCGCGCTGCTGCAAGACCGCGTGGCGTGGATCCGCGGGATGATCGACACCGCGTTCGCGCAGTTCGAGGCCCACGCGCCGGTGCGCAAGAAGGTGGGCGACCTGCGCGTCGAGCTCGACAAGGGCCTCCAGGGCATCGACCAGAAGACGACGACGCAGCGGCTCAACAAGATCGCCGCGCTCATCGATCAGCTCATGAGCAAGAGCGAGCTCTCAGGGCCGGTCTACGAGGACCTGATTCACCTCAAGTCCATGTACAGCCGCTACCAGAACTACCTCCAGTGGCTGAAGCAGGACGCCCGTGGCTGACCTCATCTCCGAGCTCGAAGCGGAAGCCCGCGCGCGGTTCGTCCGCTGGGACGGTGCGCTGTGGAAGAGCGTGGTCGACGGGCCGGCGCTGCGGCTCTCCGAGGCCCTCCTCGCCCAGGGTGGCGATCTAGATACATCACGACATATCGCAGAGACCTACCTCCGCCTGGCGCGAGAGGGCATCGGCATGGGCTATCTGTTCCCGGAGCGCGCGGGCACGGAGAACGTGTTCAGCCTCTTCTGGAACCGGCTCATTCCCACGATGCTGCCCGCGCTGCCCGCGCCCAACCGGGCGCCCGCGCTCGCGCAGGCGTGGAACCTCTCCGAGAACCTGGAGCGCGCCCCGCTCTGGCTGCGGCGGCTCTTCCATCGCTCGCTGCGTGAATTGAAAGACCTCGGCCAGCTCGAGGCGGTGGTGACGCACGTCGAGGCGCTGGCGGCGGAAGAGCCCGCGCAGAGGCTCGACCAGGTTCGGCACCTCACCTGGATCCACCTCGGCGCCGACGACAAGCGCTTCCTCCCCGGCGCCGTACACTTCCTCGCGCCGCGCGTGGTCTGCGTGCACGACCGCGAGCGCTCGGCTGCGGGCGGTCGCGACGCGGTGACCTACGGCGTGTGGCTCGACGAGACGCCGCTGCACCTGGGTCCCATGGGCTGCAAGGCCGACGTGCAGCCGGTGGCCGTGAGCGACGCGCACCTCGAGGCCGCCGCCAAGCTCGACGCGCGCTTCACCGACGTGCACGACGCCGCCGTGGCGCCGCACGCGCTCGCCGCCACGCTGGAGACCTCGCAGTACGTGGTGGTGCTCTCGCCGTGAGCTTCTCCGAGACGCAGATCGCGCTCGCCTGGCGCGACGCGCTCGCGCTCTGGGAGGCCGAGGTCACGCTCTCCGCCCCGCAGCCGCTGGAGCGCCAGGGCCAGGGCGAATGGGGCGGCGACGAGCCGCTCGCGTACATCGACATGGTGCGGCGCCAGGTGGTGGTGAACTACGAGCTGCTCGAGCGAATCGGCGCGGCCAAGAGCCTCACCGCCGTGTACGCGCACGAGCTCGGCCACCACCTGCGCTTTCCGCACACGCTCGGGCTCTCGGCCTCGCTGGAGCTCTTGCAGAAGCGGCTCTTGCCCGGCTCGCCATCGTTAACCAATTTGTTTTTCGATCTTCAGGTCAACGAGTACGTCGGGCGCACGCGCCAGGACGAGCTCTGCGCGGTGTACCAGGGCTTCAACCGCCAGCAGCCCGGGCCAAGCTCGCCGCTGTTCGCCTACTACCTCGCCATCTACGAGGAGCTCTGGAACCGGCCGAGCGCGGAGCTCACCCTCGGCAGCGCGGGGATGATGGACGAGAAGTTCCCCGGCTGGCGCGCCGACGCGCGCATGTTCGCGCAGACCTTCTACGCGCTGACGGACACGTACCTGCAGTTCGTCTACTTCTGCAGCCGCGTCATCCGCTACCTGCCCGAGCCCGGCCAGCAGCTGGGCAAGCTGCCCTTCGCCGGCGATCTGCCCACGCCCGACCTCGACGACTACGCGGGCGCGCTCGAGGGCAATGGCGCCGTGGACCGCGCGCTGCAAGAAGGCGCCGAGCGTGGCTGGCTCGACCAGAGCCAATCCGGCAGCGAGGAGGATCCGCTCGAGGATCTGCGTCGGCTGACGGCCGTTCCGGGATCGGCCGCGATCCCATTCCGGCAGGCGCTGGTGGAGCGCATCTACAAGCGCCTGGTGGAGCGCTACCGCGTCAAGCTTCCCGCAACCGCGCGTGAGGCACCGGATCCGTACCTGCCCACCACGACGGTGGCCTGGGAGCCGGGCGAGAACCTGCGCAGCATCGACTGGACCCAATCCATCCTCGCCGGCGGCGCCATGGCCGCGCTGAACCCGCTGCGCCGCGAGCTCGAGCCCGAGACGCCGAGCGAGGACAGCTTGGACGGCGTGGCCGTCGAGATCTATCTCGATACATCGGGTTCGATGCCCGCGCCCGATACGCGCGTGAATGCCATGACCCTGGCCGCGCAGATCCTCTCCGCCTCCGCCATCCGCAGCGGCGGCCGGGTGCGCGCCGTCATCTACTCCAGCGACTTCGAGGCCAGCCCCTGGTTCCTCTCCGAGGACAAGGCCCGCGAGTTCCTGCTCCACTACTCCGGCGGCGGCACGCAGTTCCCATTTCCGACGCTCGTGGAGAGCGCGCGTGAGCGCCCCGACGTGCTCCGCGTGGTCATCTCGGACAGCGACTTCCTCTACAACGTGAAGAACCCACCGGCGGGAACGAAGAAACACAAACGTTACAATCCCATGGCGCTCCTGCTCGAGGGAACGCAGCGCAGCAAGCTCTTCGTGGCCCTGCTCTCGCTGTGGAAGGACGCGGAAGTGAAAGAGCTCGCGCCGGCGCTGCGGCTCTCCAACTTTCGCCTCGAGCGGGTGTCCAACCCGGCCGACCTGCCCCAGGCCGCCGCCAGGCTCGCGCACGCCTTCTGGGGCAAATAGGCTCTGACCATGGCGCTGGATCTCAAGCAGCTGGAGCAGGAGTTCGCGGCGGCGCCGCTCACGTCGCCGTACTCGCGGCCGCTCACGCTCGCCGTGCTCAGCGACACCTACCGGCTCGCCGGCCGCGCCCCGCCCAGCGCGCGCGCCTTCGACATCTCCTCGGAAGCCGTCTGGGACAAGCTCGGCGTGCTCGCGCACCTTCTCAACGCCACCGGCCTGCGCGACGAGAGCGTGCGCGGGCTGCGCGCGCACGCGCCCTCGCCGGATGCGAACCTCGCGGCCTTCCTCGAGGCCGTCGAGCCGCTCACCGCAGAGATGATCCGCGGCAACATCTTCCGGCGCGAGGAGCTGGTGCGACGCTGGCTGCTCGCAGTGAGCGGCGACGTGGCCGGCGAGACCGCGGCGCAGAGCCAGGCACGGCTGGAGCAGCTCGACTACCGCAAGACCCTCAGGGAGTACGAGGCCGCGGAGAAGGCGCGCGCCGCCGAGTCGGAGCGCCGCGCCAAGCTCTTGCGCGAGGCCCAGGAGCGCGAGATGGCCGCGCGCGGGTGGCGCGAGTGAAGGAGTCGGTCGCGCGCTTCGAGCGGCGCACGGGCATGCGCTACGACCCGACGCGCACGCTTCGCGCGCTGGGCAAGCCGCTCGCGGCGCGCACGTCGTGTCCGACGCTCTTTCGGTTTCCCTCGCCGGATGCGCTGCAGGCGCTGCTCCAGAATTCGCTGACGCGCTTGGCGCCGGCGGATCGCGCGGTGGTCTGGCTCGCGGCGGATGTCGCGGCCACGGAGCGGCCCAACGCCGCGCGCAACTTCGGGCTCGCGGTGGTGCTGCGGCCGCTGGAGCTGCAGGTGGTGCAGGCCGGGCCGAGCGCGTTCCTGGGCACGAACGCAGCGCTCGGGCCCGACGACGTGTGCTGGGCGCCACCTTCTTCGCTCCAGCGAAAGCTCGCCTGGGACAAGCTCGCGCACGTGGACGACGTGAACGCCGCCCTCGGTCCCAAGCACCACGACGAGCGCTCGCGCGTGCACGACGCCCTCGGCGCGTACCTCGAGGAGCTCGCGCAGCTCGATCACGCCGGCGTGCCGGCGCCGCCGAAGCCGTGGAGCGAGCTCTCGCCGAAGAAGCGCCTGGCGCAGCTCGCCGACGCGGGGATCCGGGGCCGATGGACGCGCGCGCGGTGACTCGCATCGCGCCGGCAGCGCGCATCCAGCGCGACACCCGGCCGCAGCGCACGTTTCGTGCGCGCGCCGATGCGCACCTGGAAGCGCTCCGACGCGGAACGGATCCGACTCGGATCCAGCAACTCGCATCGGCGCTCGCGCGCTCTCCGGCCCACCGTGCGCGCCTGGCTGCGCTCGGGCTCGCGCCGCGCGATCTTCGCTCGCTCGACGACCTTCCGCACTTCCCCACCCTCTCGCGCGCGGAGCTCGCCGAGCAGTGGGACGCATTTCCCGTCGTCGACGTCGAGCGCGAGCTGAGCGTGGCCAGGAGCTCGGGCACCACCGGCGAGCCCGTGCGCGTCGTGCGCGACGCCTACGACAACCTGCACATGTGGACGGTGCTGCGCTTCTGGCTGGAGCGGCTCGGCATCGCGCTGCCGCCGCGGCCGCGGGTGGTGCTGCTCGACGCGCTGCCGGGCGGGCTCGAGTACTCGGTGCGCGTTCCGCTGCTGGGCGACGGCGCGCTGCATCGACTCTCGACCACGCGCATCGACGCGAGCGAGCGACTCGCTCGCGCGAAGCCGAG is from Deltaproteobacteria bacterium and encodes:
- a CDS encoding AAA family ATPase, with protein sequence MPIQNPLSKLLSGRAEAKADLSVHLSERDGATLHDKMRQAYFWIVNNAVICPYYDIEFGGENRLKNAAGDEIVLHDAMSYSSYVLVPMLTLFACRRALLIGGPGRGKTTSAILIALISGMTRDEVRRSIQRGHPQLTISDLLGAPLPSDMMKAEDMSAIKIGWRKWISQRVKIIDEYNRIPTKTQSALLSLMAEGYAEMFDQYVYAGRSSWFLTANDDAGGGTFQVIEALKDRIDVIVRAVPFNSSFLDQLLARIEADKTPEELVPAEIVFTDKELEAIYAEILKVTVPKPVLDRIAFFLGQLDFCRLASPQFEFKNKDTLKLAGQSVSAVCDERCPLDKKVHLCTQTENGVSVRTYQTALHFAKALAYFRGHTEVELEDVRQIVPWVLHEKLVPNARSAFFEVKGKRALLQDRVAWIRGMIDTAFAQFEAHAPVRKKVGDLRVELDKGLQGIDQKTTTQRLNKIAALIDQLMSKSELSGPVYEDLIHLKSMYSRYQNYLQWLKQDARG